One Gopherus evgoodei ecotype Sinaloan lineage chromosome 1, rGopEvg1_v1.p, whole genome shotgun sequence genomic window, ctagtttatctataagaatatcatgcgagaccgtatcaaatgccttactaaagtctaggtatatcacatctgcttctcccttatccacaaggctcgttatcctatcaaagaatgctgtcagattagtttgacacgatttgttctttacaaatccatgctggctattccctatcaccttaccaccttccaagtgtttgcagatgatttccttaattacttgctccattatcttccctggcacagaagttaaactaactggtctgtagtttcctgggttgtttttattttcctttttatagatggacactatatttgcccttttccagtcttctggaatctctcccatctcccatgattttccaaagataatagctagaggctcagatacctcctctattagctccttgagtattctaggatgcatttcattgggccctggtgacttgcaagcatctaacttttctaagtgatatttaacttgttctttttttattttatcttctaaacctaaccccttcccattagcattccctatgttaggcattccttcagacttctcaatgaagagagaaacaaagaagtcattaagcttCTCTGCCATTTctaagtttcctgttactgtttctccctcctcactgagcagtgggcctaccctgtccttggtcttcctcttgcttctaatgtattgataaaaagtcttcttgtttccctttattcctgtagttagtttgaactcattttgtgcctttgcctttctaatcttgcccctgcattcctgtgttatttgcctatattcatcctttgtaatctgacctagtttccattttttatatgactttttattttttagatcatgcaagatctcatggttaagccgaggtggtcttttgccacattttctatctttcctacccagtggaatagcttgcttttgggcccttaacagtgtccctttgaaaaactgccaactttcctcagttgtttttccccagtcttgattcccatgggaccttacctatcagattaaactcatagactcatagactctaggactggaagggacctcgagaggtcatcgagtccagtcccctgccctcatggcaggaccaaatactgtctcgaccatctctaatagacatttatccagcctactcttaaatatctccagagatggagattccacaacctccctaggcaatttattccagtgtttaactaccctgacagttaggaactttttcctaatgtccaacctaaatctcccttgctgcagtttaggcccattgcttcttgttctatcattggaggctaaggtgaacaagttttctccctcctcctgatgacacccttttagatacctgaaaactgctatcaggtcccctctcagtcttctcttttccaaatgaaacaaacccagttccttcagccttccttcataggtcatgttctcaagacctttaatcattcttgttgctcttctctggaccctctccaatttctccacatctttcttgaaatgcggtgcccagaactggacacaatactccagttgaggcctaaccagcgcagagtaaagcggaagaatgacttctcgtgtcttgtttacaacacacctgttaatgcatcccagaatcatgtttgctttttttgcaacagtatcacactgttgactcatattaagcttgtggtctactatgacccctagatctctttctgccatactccttcctagacagtctcttcccattctgtatgtgtgaaactgattgttccttcctaggtggagcactttgcatttatctttattgaacttcatcctgtttacctcagaccatttctccaatttgtccagatcattttgaattttgaccctttcctccaaagcagttgcaatccctctcagtttgggatcgtccgcaaacttaataagcgtactttctatgccaacatctaaatcgttgatgaagatattgaacagaaccggtcccaaaacagacccctgtggaaccccacttgttatacctttccagcaggattgggagccattaacaactactctctgagtacggttatccagccagttatgcacccaccttatagtagccccatctaatttgtactttcctagtttatctataagaatatcatgcgagactgtatcaaatgccttactaaagtctaggtatatcacatccaccgcttctcccttatccacaaggctcgttatcctatcaaagaacgctatcagattagtttgacacaatttattctttacaaatccatgctggctattccctatcaccttaccaccttccaagtgtttgcagatgatttctttgattacctgctccattatcttccctggcacagaagttaaactaactggtctgtagtttcctgggttgtatttatttccctttttatagatgggcactatatagATCTctaagcttaccaaaatctgccttcctgaaatccattgtctctattttgccgtactcccttctacccttccttagaattgcaaactctatgatttcatgatcacgtTCACCCAAGCTTCCCTCTACTTTCacattctcaacgagttcctccctatttgttaaaatcaagtctagaacagcttccctcctagtagctttttcaaccttctgaaataaaaagttgtttgcaatgcagtccaggaacttattggatagtctgtgccccgcggtgttattttcccaacatatatctggatagttgaagtcccccatcaccaccaaatcttggtctttggatgattttgttagttgtttaaaaaaaagcctcacccaccttttccacctggttaggtggcctatagtagactcctagcatgacatcacccgtgtattttaccccttttagcctaacccagagactctcagcacttccatctcctatgtccatctccaattcagtccaagtgtgtacattttaatatataaggcaacacctcctccctttttccctatGATGGACATAGCCAGGGACCACAGCCTAAGAAAAAATGAGGATGATTTAAATAGGACCACAAGAGAGAACAGAagactgatttataccagcaccAGGGAgaaacaggtctatgtgattggagacCTCATACTCAGAAGAACTGATAGGCCAGTCATCAGACCAGAGCATGCTATCCACCAGGAGCAAGAATACAAGATGTAGACGTGAGGCTGAAAAGGATTTCAGTAggactggagaaaaaaaatccactgattCTGCAACATGTTGGGACAAATGACACTGCTAGATTCCCACTGGCATAGCTCAAGGATGACTATGGTTAAGATGTTTAAAGAAGTGGAAACTCAGGTGATCTTTAGCAGAATACTTCTGGTCTCTAGTGAAGGAGAGCAAAGGCATGACAAAATAATGAAGATCAATAGATGGCTCAAGGATTGGAGCTACAAGGAAGGTTTTGGAATGATCAATCATTGGGAGGAATTAACAGAAAAGACTCTTCTCAGCTGATGGGCTCCACTTGAGTACCTGGGGTATTTGCCTTCTGGAATCAAGGCTGGAATGATGACTAAGAAGGACTTTAAATTGGGAGATGAAGGAAGAAGGATGGGAGAGACTCAGGAAGTCTTCATGCCTGGCTTAAATATGCAAGACAAGAGAAAATCAGCTAAATGAAGTAAGTAGTATTAGTAAGGGATTAATGGAACTCCACAAGGTAAGAATATGGACAGCAAGAAAGAAAGTACAAATATTGATTGGAATAGTGATCAGGCAGGTAGTACAGTTAGTGAAAGGACTATACCTAGTCCAACTAGAAAACTGGATGAAGTCCCAGGGAAACAACTGAAATATTAGTACATGAACGCAAGGTGTCCAGGcaataaaatggaggaactgaAACTACTGGTGCAGAAGATtgaaccagatattatagggattacAGAAACGGGGTGGAGTAGCACTCCTGACTGGAATACAGATATtcaagggtatgtgctgtttaggagagAAAGGAATAAAAGGTAAAGGTGGTGGGGTAGTGTTGTACTTCAACAAAGTGGTGAACtgtaagaagtgatggaatgtaCAAAAACACTCTGTGGCAGGATTGTaaaacactcactcactcatgtccatcaccccaatcggggtatgggctgccaaccacagatctccacaGTCCTCTATCTTGGGCCATttgctctagctggttccagatatagcccatttttttgctatcagcctgaaggtcgcgtcgccaggtgtttcttggacggcctcttttccgcttgccttgggggttccaccgcagtgcctgtctggtgatgttagttggctgcttacgtagtgtatgtcctatccaactccaccttctccttctgatttcttcctctgctgggagttgacaggtcctctccaagaggtggatgttactgatggtgtctggccagcggatctggagaatccttctaaGGCAGCTATTAATTAAGGGTTGGATCTTcttgatggttgttttggttgtcctccaggtttcagctccatacagtaggactgatttcacattggagttgaacagtcggatttttattgccaaagacagctctctagagctccagatgttcttgagctgtaagaaggctgctcttgccttaccaatccttactttgatgtttgcgtctgtgccaccctgctggtcgatgatgctacctaggtaggtgaaggactgcacttcttccagggagcttccattcagtgtgactgggtcattgctgatggagttaatcctaaggatcttggtcttgtccttgtgaatgttgaggccaacctgtgatgacgtggctgccactacgttggtcttctcttgcatctgctgtttactgtgcaaaAGGAGCGCAAGGTCGTccgcaaagtccaggtcatcaagctgggtccacaacgtccactggattccattcctgcgctcgtaggtggatgtcttcataatccaatcgatgacgaggagaaagagaagtggtgacaacaagcatccttgcctgactccagtttgcacctggaagctgccctccatggatcactctacagtgtataccgtcatatgagttcttgatcaggttgaccacctttgctgggatgccataGTGCCGAAgaagcttccagagggtctctcgatccacactattgaacgctttctcataatcaacaaagttgatgtacaacgaggagttccactccatagactgctcgactatgatgcgaagcattgctatctggtccgtgcatgatctattctgccggaaacctgcctgttcatctcgtagctgtggatcgacggcatccttcattctctctaagaggactcggttgaagaccttccctggcactgacaggagtgtgattcctctataattggcacagttgttaagatctcctttcttggggattttgatgagatatccctctttccagtctaccggaatcacttcttcttcccatatcttctcaaagagggggtacagcatttccactgaagcatccaggtcttctttcagggcctctgctgggatgtcatcaggtccagccgccttactattcttcatcatggtgatggcttttctgatctcatctctagttggtttatcgcaattaattgggaggtccttgttggctgggttgatatctggtggatttggtgatgctggtctgttcaggagttcctcaaagtgctccgcccatctgttcatctgttgttctattcctgttatagactttctcTGCTTGTCTTTAatgggacgttctggcttgctgaactttccagacagtcgcttggtagtatcatacagctgtttcatattaccgctgtatgctgcctgctccgcttctgctgccagttcatccacatactctctcttgtccttcctgatattcctcttcactgctctatgggcttcagcatactctttttgagctttggcctttgctgctctagtcctgctgttgttgactgccttcttcttcttctttctgtcttctatcttgatcaaggtctctgctgtgatccactctttctgttggtgtttcttaattccaagcacttcctggcatactgacctaagtgtctctctcactttctgccatctgtttagtacactgtcttcctcttcctcagaccgatcctgtaatactgaaaacttattcttcagcgtcagtccaaaatcttccttggtcttatggtccttcagaaggctgatgttgtacttcactcttctgtctgacgcgtctatccagttctttttcagcttcagcttcaatctggccaccactaagtgatggtcggatgccgtgtctgctcctcttctaactctaacgtcctgcaaggatcttctgaacttcttgctaatgcagacatggtcgatctgattttctgtcatgcctgctggtgatacccaggtactcttgtggatccccttgtgaggaaagatgctacctcctatgaccaggttgttaagtgcacacaaatccacaaatctctctccattctcactcatctctcccagagtgtgggtccccatgacttgttcatatcctgtgttgtcaggtccaattttggcattaaagtctcccataaggatgatgatgtctttgtctgggagaatctctaatattttctggagtctgttgtaaaaataatctttgtcctcctcttctctgtcattagttggagcgtagcactgaacaacattcatcttaatcctcttcattttagttctgaaggatgctgtggtgatcctgggaccatgtgcctcccaaccaatcagtgctctctgtgcctgcttggacaacatgaacctactccctgtgtgtggggtgcgtcgctctcttcatgtcctgaatacagcaacagctctcctgtcaacagtcatcTCTGCCCCGCTTGCGTTCATCTTGTCtcactaatgcctaatagggtcaggttgttacTCCTCATCTCTCATGCAGCCTGTgccatctttcctgactcgtacatggtcctcacgttccatgtgtctatggtaatcctcctggttgcaagaagggtaatcggcttagtagcttcctcatggcttttaccacccagcgtcatgcatcttctaGTTGAAGAccattctttttccagggtaaaagtctctgttgtctctattgttggcgtttctgtagcaggttgattttttatgaggtggagttgctagccccacgcccaaccctcctcctttatcctgacttgggacaggcagatggccccaaaggatcTCTCTGGTGAAGTTGGATTGTAAAAGAGGTCCTGTTAAGATAAAATAATGTTAGGGGTCTGCTATTGACACCCAGGGTCAGTCTTAGATATGGCTAGAAATCTCTATTATTACAGAGATAATTACTACCAGGAATTGGGTCAtaatgggagactaacttcccagatatagactggagaataAATACTACCAATACTAGTAGGATCCACttattcctggatgtgatagatgGCAGTTTACTACAAAACTGCCACTTAACCAACAAGGGATGATATAATTTTATACTTGGTTTTGGTAAGTATTAAGGATATCCTAGAAGAGCCCATCATAGGAAATGAAGGATAATCAAAGCCAGGTCATCAATGTTTTTagagtcactacttcccaggatagagtcctccattctttaagtatgacctacattctttgttcccaggtgtatacatttagccatattaaaaacacgtttgcttgtgcccagcatGGCTCTAACTGGACCTGACCATCCCTTCACCCTCAACTGGGACATCCAGACAGACCATGGGGAATTATAGGCCAGTCACCCTCACTTcagtatctggaaagataatggagcaaataatcatgtaatcaatttaaaaacacctagaagataacaaGGTGATAAGTATCAGTCTgcctggatttgtcaaaaacaaaccatgtgaaaccaacctaatagctttctttggcagggttacaagccttgtggatgggggaaagatgtggtatatcttgactttagtaaagcttttgatactgtctcgcatgaccatctcaaacaaactagggaaatacagtttTAGATTATGGCATagggagtacacttataaagtttacagatgatacccaGCTGAAAGAGGTTggaaatgctttggaggataggactaaaattcaaagtgatctggagaaatggtctgtagtaaataggatgaaattcaataaggacaaacatagagtactccatttaggaagaaacaatcaatcagttgcacacatacaaaatgggaaatggctgcctaggaaggaatactgcagaaagtgatctgggggtcacagtcgATTCCAAGATAAATGCGTGTTAGTGTaacactgctaaaaaaaaaaagtgaacataattctgagatgtatcagcaggagtgttgtaagcaagacacgagaaataattcttccactctactccacgctgatatGGCCTCAACTggtcaactgaagtattgtgtccagttctgggcaccacatttcaggaaagatttggacaaattggagatagtccagaggaaagcaagaaaaatgattaaaggtctagaaaacatgacctaggagggaagattgaaagaactgagtttgtttagtgtggagaagagaagactgaaagggaacataattttcaagtacataaaaagttgttacaaggaggagcaagaagaattatttttgttaacCTCAGAGgattggacaagaagcaatgggattaaactgcagcaagggaggtttaggttgaaaaACTTCTTCTCAGGGTAgtaaagcactggaacaaattgtttaaCCTGTTCGTAAACACCACCAATGGTGTAGATTCCACAGCCTCCGTAGGCAAACCCAGTCAGGAATTGTCTAGTTATTAcgtagtcctgccacgagtgcagagGATTGGATTATGTGACCCACTGAGATCCCTTCCGGTCCCACACTTCTCTGATAAGGGATCTGCCCCTAGAAGGACTTCCCACCAATAGGAAATCAGCTGTTCCCAAGGGCCAGAGAAGGTACGCTCTGTCTCCCTAAGGGTGACCCCCAAGAAAGGCCTAGGTTAAGAGTCAAGAAAGGCACACACTTTTACACTCTGGCTTCATTATTCTCTTTTGGGCAGAGACactaagctggggtgggggggagaggtagatatgctggagggtagggatagggtccagagtgacctagacaaattggaggactgggccaaaagaaatctgattaaattcaacaaggacaaagtgcagagtcctgcacttaggaaggaagaatctcatgcactgctacaggctggggactgagtggctaagcagcagttctgcagaaaaggacctggggattacaatggatgagaaactggatatgagacaacagtgtgcccttgttgccaaaaaagctaatggtatattgggcttgtcataaacagatagttaagggttaatgtctcttttacctataaagggttacaagcagtgaacctggaccacctgaccagaggaccaatcagaagacaagatactttcaaatctcggtggagggaagtctttgttttgtgttgtttgtttgtctgttgttctctctgggttctaagagtgaccagacgtacctacaggctctctaattttctgttccagtagtaagtacaagtagaagggcggtttagtctttttgattgttttctttatttgcaaatgtgtattttgctggaaggattttaatttgtatttgtgctggggggaaggcttctctctagtgtctataagctgaaagaccctgtaacatttaccatcttgattacagagaccacttttatttttttctttcttttattaaaagcttttcttttttaagacctgattgattttttccccttgttgaggctcaagggaattgagtctgtactcaccagggaattggtgggaaaaagggagagagaagggagggggggaaggtggaattcctctgttttagattcacggagcttgaatctgtattacctcttggggaggggaaaagaggaggggggaaggtgcattcctctctgttttaagattcaaggagtttgaatcacagtgatcttccagggtagcccagggagggaaagcctgggagaggcaacggtgggggaaagggtttactttccttgtgtaagatccagggggtctgggtcttggggtcccctgggaaggttttagCGGGACCAGAGTGTACAAGGCACTGCAAGTCTtgtttggtggcagcactacaagatctaagctggtaattaagcttagggggattcatgatggtaccccatcttttggatgctaaggttcagagtgggggttataccgtGACAGGGCTGTATTAGTAagtgcattgccagcagatcaagcgatgtgatcattcccctctattggtGAGGCcccacctggaatattgtgtccagtttgggccGCCCCccatagaaaggatgtggacaaattggagagagtcagcagaaggcaacaaaaatgattcgggggctgaggcacatgacttatgagaagaggctgaggaaactgggtctatttagtctgcagaagagaagagtaagggaaggatttgatagcagccttcaactacctgaaaaaggGTTTgaaaaaggatggagctaggctgttctcaatggtggcagatgacggaacaaggagcaatggtctcaagttgcagtggggcagatctaggttggatattaggaaacactgtttcactaggagggtggtgaagcactggaatgggttccctaaggaggtggtagaatctccttccttagaggtttttaaggccaagcttgacaaagccctggctgggatgatttagttggggttggtcctgctttgagcacggggggTTGGACAGGTCATAGAAGAtgattctctctctcacctgaCCAGGGTTTTccaaggctgcacagttccctgcctgtactgtgaattccccagcaagtCTACCTAAGTAGGCCagcatttattttgctttctctccaaaaaCTATGAACAGTGTAATTacccaatattaaaaaaattatgacaCAGTCCTTTATGAGCAAGCAGATTTATTGTTAATGTgaaagcattagagaaaacacaaacaataaaagttccgatatgcatgctaataagcttaccagaagtCACTCATGAGTGTGACATGGCCTTTGTAGGCCAAAATTCTTCCAACCCTTCCTAGAAAAGTTTCGGTGCCCCCTTGGTGAGAATGTTCTCTCCATTAGCTGATCAGGAAGATCGTACTGAGCCTGAGTTTTAACTgtctatttatccaaaagtcctttcttttttgggtctctggagaatccaaaTTGAACCAATATATGTGAGCAACGCCAGGAGGCGATACAACCTGAGTGAATTGGCCTAAtcgcctccctcccacccactatTCTTTGTTCTGGGAGGGCTGCAGTCACCTTCTCTCATGGAATTACAGATGTCTGGCCTGCAATGATACATATACTTAATATAGTAAGATCTCCCAGTGAGATTGCAGAAAACTGCCATACCTTTCACAACATGATCCTCTCctagtctctctcacacacacacacacacacacacacacacacacacacacacacacacacacacacacacacacacacacacacacacaggacaacAGGTAGCATTTTGAACTCTAAGTTTCCATCTTTTCTGCATGTGAAATCACAGCCTCATTGCTGGAAGGAGATGGTTTAGCTCTGAATTCCTGAATCTCACTCTGTctattctctctccctgtccctccccccacagacaaACTTTACCAGCGCCCTGGAACAGGAAAATCAGACACAGGTAACGGAGTTCATCTTCCTGGGCTTCGCCAGCCTTCTTCATGGCCAGGCCTTCCTCTTCCTGGTGTTCCTGGTGATCTACCTTGTCACCCTGGTGGGGAATTCCATGATATTCACCCTCATCCAGCTGGATTCCCATCTTCACAGCCCCATGTACTTTTTACTCAGCCACTTATCCTGCTTGGATATTTGCTTCTCGTCAGTCACAGTCCCCAAGATCCTAGTGAACTTCCTGCGTGAGCAGGAGACCATCTCCTACTGGGAGTGCATGGCCCAGATGTTCTTCCTGATGTCATGCGCAGGAGCCGAGTGTGCACTCCTTGccgtcatggcctatgaccgGTATGCAGCCATCTGCAACCCCCTGCGCTACACTGACATCATGAGTCGGAGGGTGTGCATCCCACTCGCCATGGGGTCCTGGCTCTGGGGTCTCCTGGACTCAGCCATACACACCTTCATGGCCTCCAGCTTATCCTTCTGTGGTGCCAACCAGCTTCACCACATCTTCTGTGATGTCCCTCCCCTGCTGAAGATCGC contains:
- the LOC115645404 gene encoding olfactory receptor 1020-like — translated: IPESHSVYSLSLSLPPQTNFTSALEQENQTQVTEFIFLGFASLLHGQAFLFLVFLVIYLVTLVGNSMIFTLIQLDSHLHSPMYFLLSHLSCLDICFSSVTVPKILVNFLREQETISYWECMAQMFFLMSCAGAECALLAVMAYDRYAAICNPLRYTDIMSRRVCIPLAMGSWLWGLLDSAIHTFMASSLSFCGANQLHHIFCDVPPLLKIACSDTYVNEVTLHLASIFMGLSPFLLIIVSYLYILAAILRIRSNTGRHKAFSTCASHLIVVTIYFGMANLNYNRPSAGYSVGVDTLVSTLYCIVTPMLNPLIYSLRNQEVKGALRKALGSHRREYASPGRQ